One segment of Brassica napus cultivar Da-Ae chromosome C3, Da-Ae, whole genome shotgun sequence DNA contains the following:
- the LOC106380181 gene encoding serpin-ZX, translating into MGARDLQVLGESVSYQNDNLWRLSKHVIATTAGKTSNLVFSPALINVILSFIAANSPGATAEKILSLLHASSTDELNAVSSQIVTKVLADSTATGGPMISAANGVWIDKSLTVEQSFKNLLETSYKAAFNQVDFRTKADEVSEEVNAWVEKQTNGLITDLLPPKSVSPLTDIIFANALFFNGRWDREFDPSLTEDSDFHRLDGTKVRVPFMTDDVFGYHIDVYPGFKVLNLPYRQGSDWREDGRGFSMDIYLPDDKDGLPAMLETLASTPDDDKIPSHRADLKELKIPRFKFGFDFESSEALKGLGLNLPLETIIHKSCIEVDEVGSKAAAAAAVMSFGACGPAEKKYDFVADHPFLFVVKEWRSGVVLFLGQVLDPSMH; encoded by the exons ATGGGCGCGCGAGACCTTCAAGTCCTTGGAGAATCAGTAAGTTATCAAAACGACAACCTGTGGAGGTTGTCTAAGCACGTGATTGCCACCACCGCCGGTAAAACCTCGAACCTCGTGTTTTCTCCTGCGTTGATCAATGTTATCCTCAGCTTCATCGCAGCCAACTCTCCCGGAGCCACCGCAGAAAAGATTCTCTCTTTACTACATGCTTCTTCCACCGATGAGCTTAACGCCGTGTCCTCCCAGATCGTAACCAAGGTCCTCGCCGACAGCACAGCAACTGGGGGACCAATGATCTCGGCAGCGAATGGTGTATGGATAGACAAGTCTCTCACTGTCGAGCAGTCTTTCAAGAATCTCTTGGAGACTTCGTATAAGGCTGCCTTCAACCAAGTTGACTTTCGCACTAAG GCTGACGAAGTGTCTGAAGAGGTGAATGCATGGGTTGAAAAGCAGACAAATGGACTCATTACTGATCTACTTCCACCAAAGTCTGTGTCCCCTTTGACCGATATCATATTTGCTAATGCCTTGTTCTTCAACGGAAGATGGGATAGAGAGTTTGATCCATCGCTTACCGAAGATTCAGACTTCCACCGTCTTGATGGAACCAAAGTACGTGTGCCCTTCATGACCGATGACGTCTTCGGTTACCATATCGATGTCTACCCAGGTTTCAAGGTCCTCAATCTACCTTACAGACAAGGAAGTGACTGGAGAGAAGACGGTCGTGGTTTCTCGATGGATATCTATCTCCCTGATGACAAAGATGGGTTACCTGCAATGCTTGAGACGTTAGCTTCCACTCCAGATGACGATAAGATTCCTAGCCACAGGGCAGATTTAAAAGAGCTTAAGATTCCAAGGTTTAAATTTGGTTTTGACTTTGAATCATCCGAAGCTCTGAAAGGTTTGGGGTTGAATCTACCATTGGAGACTATCATCCACAAGTCTTGCATTGAGGTTGATGAAGTGGGATCCAAAGCTGCAGCAGCTGCTGCTGTGATGAGCTTCGGCGCTTGTGGTCCTGCGGAGAAGAAGTATGACTTCGTGGCTGATCATCCTTTTCTCTTCGTTGTTAAAGAATGGAGAAGTGGAGTGGTTCTGTTCCTTGGCCAAGTTCTTGACCCTTCTATGCATTAA